One region of Vescimonas fastidiosa genomic DNA includes:
- a CDS encoding tyrosine-type recombinase/integrase: protein MWMMIETRTAGAKGGRICTTDSQKTVSPGTVIHYHANIHKALKYAVKMDLIPFNPADKVERPKKQRYIADYYRQEELERLLEASKDHPYSLLIQMTAFYGLRRSEALGLKWDAIDFERDTITIKHIVTNAKIDGKCEIVCADRAKTKSSLRFLPLVSNIREKLLVLREQQKENRRDGEYLQPFGLQVQDHLGKCNGQYPDSAGHKADRLAHLSSCRKSCTPM from the coding sequence ATGTGGATGATGATAGAAACCCGCACGGCGGGCGCAAAAGGAGGAAGAATATGTACAACAGATTCGCAGAAAACCGTGTCCCCCGGTACAGTGATCCACTATCACGCCAATATCCACAAGGCGCTGAAATACGCCGTCAAAATGGATCTGATTCCCTTCAACCCCGCCGACAAGGTGGAGCGCCCCAAGAAGCAGCGGTACATTGCGGACTATTACCGGCAGGAGGAACTGGAGAGGCTGCTGGAAGCGTCCAAGGATCATCCGTACTCCCTGCTGATTCAGATGACCGCCTTTTACGGCCTGCGCCGCAGCGAGGCGCTGGGGCTGAAATGGGACGCCATCGACTTTGAGCGGGACACCATCACCATTAAGCACATTGTAACCAACGCAAAGATAGACGGCAAATGTGAAATCGTCTGCGCCGACCGTGCCAAGACGAAATCCAGCCTGCGCTTCCTGCCGCTGGTCAGCAACATCCGGGAAAAGCTGCTGGTGCTGAGGGAGCAGCAAAAGGAGAATAGGCGCGACGGCGAATATTTACAGCCATTTGGATTACAAGTCCAAGATCACCTCGGCAAATGTAATGGACAATATCCTGACTCTGCCGGACACAAGGCAGACCGGCTGGCACACCTGAGTTCTTGCCGAAAATCATGTACGCCGATGTGA